From Rhinolophus sinicus isolate RSC01 linkage group LG15, ASM3656204v1, whole genome shotgun sequence, the proteins below share one genomic window:
- the GIT1 gene encoding ARF GTPase-activating protein GIT1 isoform X2 translates to MSRKGPRAEVCADCSAPDPGWASISRGVLVCDECCSVHRSLGRHISIVKHLRHSAWPPTLLQMVHTLASNGANSIWEHSLLDPAQVQSGRRKANPQDKVHPIKSEFIRAKYQMLAFVHKLPCRDDDGVTAKDLSKQLHSSVRTGNLETCLRLLSLGAQANFFHPEKGTTPLHVAAKAGQTLQAELLVVYGADPGSPDVNGRTPIDYARQAGHHELAERLVECQYELTDRLAFYLCGRKPDHKNGHYIIPQMADRSRQKCMSQSLDLSELAKAAKKKLQALSNRLFEELAMDVYDEVDRRENDAVWLATQNHSTLVTERSAVPFLPVNPEYSATRNQGRQKLARFNAREFATLIIDILSEAKRRQQGKSLSSPTDNLELSARSQSDLDDQHDYDSVASDEDTDQEPLRTAGTTRNNRARSMDSSDLSDGAVTLQEYLELKKALATSEAKVQQLMKVNSSLSDELRRLQREIHKLQAENLQIRQPPGPVPTPPLPSDRAEHVSMGPGGSAHRRDRQAFSMYEPGSALKPFGGPPGDELATRLQPFHSTELEDDAMYSMHVPAGLYRIRKGVSASAVPFTPSSPLLSCSQEGSRHTSKLSRHGSGADSDYENTQSGDPLLGMEGKRFLELGKEDDFHPELESLDGDLDPGLPSTEDVILKTEQVTKNIQELLRAAQEFKHDSFVPCSEKIHLAVTEMASLFPKRPALEPVRSSLRLLNASAYRLQSECRKTVPPEPGAPVDFQLLTQQVIQCAYDIAKAAKQLVTITTREKKQ, encoded by the exons ACCCTGGCTGGGCGTCCATCAGCAGGGGCGTGCTGGTGTGTGACGAGTGCTGCAGCGTGCACCGGAGCCTGGGACGCCACATCTCCATTGTGAAGCACCTTCGCCACAGCGCCTGGCCTCCCACACTGCTGCAG ATGGTGCACACGCTCGCCAGCAATGGGGCCAACTCCATCTGGGAGCACTCTCTGCTGGACCCCGCACAAGTGCAGAGCGGCCGGCGCAAAGCCAACCCTCAAGACAAAGTCCA CCCTATCAAGTCCGAGTTCATCAGGGCCAAGTACCAGATGCTGGCATTTGTGCACAAGCTTCCCTGCCGAGATGATGACGGGGTCACCGCCAAAGACCTCAGCAAG CAACTGCACTCGAGCGTGCGGACGGGCAACTTGGAGACATGTCTGCGCCTGCTGTCCCTGGGTGCCCAGGCCAACTTCTTCCACCCAGAGAAGGGCACCACGCCTCTACACGTGGCTGCCAAGGCGGGGCAGACGCTGCAGGCTGAGCTTCTTGTAGTGTATGGGGCCGACCCTGGCTCCCCTGACGTTAATGGCCGTACCCCCATTGACTACGCCAG GCAGGCGGGGCACCATGAGCTGGCCGAAAGGCTAGTCGAGTGCCAATATGAGCTCACTGACCGGTTGGCCTTCTATCTCTGTGGACGAAAGCCTG atCACAAGAACGGGCATTACATCATCCCACAGATGGCCGACAG ATCTCGGCAAAAGTGCATGTCTCAGAG CCTGGACCTGTCCGAGTTGGCCAAAGCTGCCAAGAAGAAGCTGCAGGCG CTCAGCAACCGGCTTTTTGAGGAACTTGCCATGGACGTGTATGACGAGGTGGATCGAAGAGAAAATGATGCTG TGTGGCTGGCTACCCAAAACCACAGCACCCTGGTGACAGAGCGCAGTGCTGTGCCCTTCCTGCCTGTTAACCCCGAATACTCGGCCACACGGAATCAG GGGCGGCAGAAATTGGCGCGTTTTAATGCCCGAGAGTTTGCCACCTTGATCATCGACATTCTCAGCGAGGCCAAGCGGCGGCAGCAGGGCAAGAGCCTGAGCAGCCCCACAG ACAACCTCGAGCTATCTGCGCGGAGCCAGAGTGACCTCGACGACCAGCACGACTACGACAGCGTGGCCTCGGACGAGGACACGGACCAGGAGCCCCTGCGCACTGCCGGCACCACGCGGAACAACCGAGCCCGG AGCATGGACTCCTCGGACCTGTCTGATGGGGCTGTGACGCTGCAGGAGTACCTAGAGCTGAAGAAGGCCCTGGCCACCTCCGAGGCAAAGGTGCAGCAGCTCATGAAGGTCAACAGCAGCTTGAGTGATGAGCTCCGGAGGCTGCAGAGGGAG ATCCACAAGCTGCAGGCGGAGAACTTGCAGATCCGGCAGCCGCCAGGGCCCGTGCCCACACCGCCCCTCCCCAGCGACCGGGCAGAACATGTGTCCATGGGGCCTGGTGGGAGTGCCCACCGCAGGGACCGCCAGGCCTTCTCCATGTATGAACCAGGTTCTGCCCTGAAGCCCTTTGGGGGCCCACCTGGGGACGAGCTGGCCACCCGGCTGCAGCCTTTCCACAGCACT GAACTGGAGGATGATGCCATGTATTCTATGCATGTCCCTGCCGGCCTTTACCGG ATCCGGAAGGGGGTATCGGCTTCAGCTGTGCCCTTCACTCCCTCCTCCCCGCTGCTGTCCTGCTCCCAGGAAGGAAGCCGCCATACG AGCAAGCTTTCCCGCCACGGCAGTGGTGCCGACAGCGATTATGAGAACACACAAAGTGGGGACCCTCTGCTCGG GATGGAAGGGAAGAGGTTTCTAGAGCTGGGCAAGGAGGATGACTTCCACCCCGAGTTGGAAAGCCTGGATGGAGACCTGGACCCTGGGCTTCCCAGCACAGAGGACGTCATCCTGAAGACGGAGCAGGTTACCAAGAACATTCAGGAATTGTTGCGGGCTGCCCAGGAATTCAAACATGACAG CTTTGTGCCCTGCTCAGAGAAGATCCATTTGGCTGTGACTGAGATGGCCTCTCTCTTCCCAAAG AGGCCAGCCTTGGAGCCAGTGCGCAGCTCTCTGCGGCTGCTCAACGCCAGCGCCTACCGGCTGCAGAGCGAGTGCCGTAAGACAGTGCCCCCCGAGCCGGGCGCCCCAGTGGACTTCCAGCTGCTGACGCAGCAGGTGATCCAGTGCGCCTATGACATCGCCAAGGCTGCTAAGCAGCTGGTCACCATCACCACCCGAGAGAAGAAGCAGTGA
- the GIT1 gene encoding ARF GTPase-activating protein GIT1 isoform X1 — protein sequence MSRKGPRAEVCADCSAPDPGWASISRGVLVCDECCSVHRSLGRHISIVKHLRHSAWPPTLLQMVHTLASNGANSIWEHSLLDPAQVQSGRRKANPQDKVHPIKSEFIRAKYQMLAFVHKLPCRDDDGVTAKDLSKQLHSSVRTGNLETCLRLLSLGAQANFFHPEKGTTPLHVAAKAGQTLQAELLVVYGADPGSPDVNGRTPIDYARQAGHHELAERLVECQYELTDRLAFYLCGRKPDHKNGHYIIPQMADSLDLSELAKAAKKKLQALSNRLFEELAMDVYDEVDRRENDAVWLATQNHSTLVTERSAVPFLPVNPEYSATRNQGRQKLARFNAREFATLIIDILSEAKRRQQGKSLSSPTDNLELSARSQSDLDDQHDYDSVASDEDTDQEPLRTAGTTRNNRARSMDSSDLSDGAVTLQEYLELKKALATSEAKVQQLMKVNSSLSDELRRLQREIHKLQAENLQIRQPPGPVPTPPLPSDRAEHVSMGPGGSAHRRDRQAFSMYEPGSALKPFGGPPGDELATRLQPFHSTELEDDAMYSMHVPAGLYRIRKGVSASAVPFTPSSPLLSCSQEGSRHTSKLSRHGSGADSDYENTQSGDPLLGMEGKRFLELGKEDDFHPELESLDGDLDPGLPSTEDVILKTEQVTKNIQELLRAAQEFKHDSFVPCSEKIHLAVTEMASLFPKRPALEPVRSSLRLLNASAYRLQSECRKTVPPEPGAPVDFQLLTQQVIQCAYDIAKAAKQLVTITTREKKQ from the exons ACCCTGGCTGGGCGTCCATCAGCAGGGGCGTGCTGGTGTGTGACGAGTGCTGCAGCGTGCACCGGAGCCTGGGACGCCACATCTCCATTGTGAAGCACCTTCGCCACAGCGCCTGGCCTCCCACACTGCTGCAG ATGGTGCACACGCTCGCCAGCAATGGGGCCAACTCCATCTGGGAGCACTCTCTGCTGGACCCCGCACAAGTGCAGAGCGGCCGGCGCAAAGCCAACCCTCAAGACAAAGTCCA CCCTATCAAGTCCGAGTTCATCAGGGCCAAGTACCAGATGCTGGCATTTGTGCACAAGCTTCCCTGCCGAGATGATGACGGGGTCACCGCCAAAGACCTCAGCAAG CAACTGCACTCGAGCGTGCGGACGGGCAACTTGGAGACATGTCTGCGCCTGCTGTCCCTGGGTGCCCAGGCCAACTTCTTCCACCCAGAGAAGGGCACCACGCCTCTACACGTGGCTGCCAAGGCGGGGCAGACGCTGCAGGCTGAGCTTCTTGTAGTGTATGGGGCCGACCCTGGCTCCCCTGACGTTAATGGCCGTACCCCCATTGACTACGCCAG GCAGGCGGGGCACCATGAGCTGGCCGAAAGGCTAGTCGAGTGCCAATATGAGCTCACTGACCGGTTGGCCTTCTATCTCTGTGGACGAAAGCCTG atCACAAGAACGGGCATTACATCATCCCACAGATGGCCGACAG CCTGGACCTGTCCGAGTTGGCCAAAGCTGCCAAGAAGAAGCTGCAGGCG CTCAGCAACCGGCTTTTTGAGGAACTTGCCATGGACGTGTATGACGAGGTGGATCGAAGAGAAAATGATGCTG TGTGGCTGGCTACCCAAAACCACAGCACCCTGGTGACAGAGCGCAGTGCTGTGCCCTTCCTGCCTGTTAACCCCGAATACTCGGCCACACGGAATCAG GGGCGGCAGAAATTGGCGCGTTTTAATGCCCGAGAGTTTGCCACCTTGATCATCGACATTCTCAGCGAGGCCAAGCGGCGGCAGCAGGGCAAGAGCCTGAGCAGCCCCACAG ACAACCTCGAGCTATCTGCGCGGAGCCAGAGTGACCTCGACGACCAGCACGACTACGACAGCGTGGCCTCGGACGAGGACACGGACCAGGAGCCCCTGCGCACTGCCGGCACCACGCGGAACAACCGAGCCCGG AGCATGGACTCCTCGGACCTGTCTGATGGGGCTGTGACGCTGCAGGAGTACCTAGAGCTGAAGAAGGCCCTGGCCACCTCCGAGGCAAAGGTGCAGCAGCTCATGAAGGTCAACAGCAGCTTGAGTGATGAGCTCCGGAGGCTGCAGAGGGAG ATCCACAAGCTGCAGGCGGAGAACTTGCAGATCCGGCAGCCGCCAGGGCCCGTGCCCACACCGCCCCTCCCCAGCGACCGGGCAGAACATGTGTCCATGGGGCCTGGTGGGAGTGCCCACCGCAGGGACCGCCAGGCCTTCTCCATGTATGAACCAGGTTCTGCCCTGAAGCCCTTTGGGGGCCCACCTGGGGACGAGCTGGCCACCCGGCTGCAGCCTTTCCACAGCACT GAACTGGAGGATGATGCCATGTATTCTATGCATGTCCCTGCCGGCCTTTACCGG ATCCGGAAGGGGGTATCGGCTTCAGCTGTGCCCTTCACTCCCTCCTCCCCGCTGCTGTCCTGCTCCCAGGAAGGAAGCCGCCATACG AGCAAGCTTTCCCGCCACGGCAGTGGTGCCGACAGCGATTATGAGAACACACAAAGTGGGGACCCTCTGCTCGG GATGGAAGGGAAGAGGTTTCTAGAGCTGGGCAAGGAGGATGACTTCCACCCCGAGTTGGAAAGCCTGGATGGAGACCTGGACCCTGGGCTTCCCAGCACAGAGGACGTCATCCTGAAGACGGAGCAGGTTACCAAGAACATTCAGGAATTGTTGCGGGCTGCCCAGGAATTCAAACATGACAG CTTTGTGCCCTGCTCAGAGAAGATCCATTTGGCTGTGACTGAGATGGCCTCTCTCTTCCCAAAG AGGCCAGCCTTGGAGCCAGTGCGCAGCTCTCTGCGGCTGCTCAACGCCAGCGCCTACCGGCTGCAGAGCGAGTGCCGTAAGACAGTGCCCCCCGAGCCGGGCGCCCCAGTGGACTTCCAGCTGCTGACGCAGCAGGTGATCCAGTGCGCCTATGACATCGCCAAGGCTGCTAAGCAGCTGGTCACCATCACCACCCGAGAGAAGAAGCAGTGA